The Pseudarthrobacter sulfonivorans genome includes a window with the following:
- the ykgO gene encoding type B 50S ribosomal protein L36, producing MKVRNSLRALKKVPGAQIVRRRGRTFVINKKNPRMKARQG from the coding sequence ATGAAAGTCAGAAACTCCCTCCGCGCCCTGAAGAAGGTTCCCGGCGCCCAGATCGTCCGACGCCGGGGCCGCACCTTTGTGATCAACAAAAAGAACCCGCGGATGAAGGCCCGTCAGGGCTGA
- a CDS encoding acetate kinase has protein sequence MLVLVINSGSSSLKYQVRDVAAGIVLTEGLIEKIGMGNGGDGDGEIEGPRDHAEALELVDAAIHAELGDLELAAVGHRVVHGGERFAEPVLIDNEITRAIERLNPLAPLHNPANVLGIRAISKKWPDLPQVAVFDTAFHRTLPEHAWRYAVPDELYTNHGIRRYGFHGTSHEYVTHRAASLLDLPVDEFDGVIAHLGNGASVTAIRRGHSVDTSMGFTPLEGLVMGTRSGDLDPSILVFLGRNGWTPEDIDSMLNRESGLKGLAGNNDMRSVVEASEAGDAKASMALAVTSYRLAKYIGGYHVAVGGAKALVFTAGIGENSHQFRALVTDRLRALGIELDVGLNSQRSKEPRVISSAESVIPVLVVPTDEERAIAEATAAVVGG, from the coding sequence ATGCTTGTGCTCGTCATCAACTCCGGTTCGTCCTCGCTCAAGTACCAGGTCCGTGACGTGGCCGCCGGCATTGTGCTGACCGAGGGGCTGATCGAGAAGATCGGCATGGGCAACGGCGGTGATGGCGACGGCGAAATCGAGGGCCCCCGGGACCATGCGGAGGCGCTGGAACTGGTAGATGCCGCGATCCATGCCGAGCTCGGCGACCTTGAGCTGGCTGCGGTGGGCCACCGCGTGGTGCACGGCGGCGAACGTTTCGCCGAGCCGGTGCTGATCGACAACGAGATCACCCGCGCCATCGAGCGCCTCAATCCGCTGGCGCCGCTGCACAACCCCGCCAATGTCCTGGGCATCCGCGCCATCAGCAAGAAGTGGCCGGACCTGCCGCAGGTGGCCGTGTTCGACACCGCTTTCCACCGCACCCTGCCGGAGCACGCCTGGCGCTACGCCGTCCCGGACGAGCTCTACACGAACCACGGCATCCGCCGCTATGGCTTCCACGGCACCTCGCACGAGTACGTCACGCACCGCGCCGCATCGCTGCTGGATCTGCCCGTGGACGAGTTCGACGGCGTGATCGCCCACCTGGGGAACGGCGCCTCCGTCACGGCCATCCGCCGCGGTCATTCGGTGGACACGTCCATGGGCTTCACCCCGCTGGAGGGCCTGGTGATGGGCACCCGCTCGGGTGACCTCGATCCCTCCATCCTGGTATTCCTCGGCCGGAACGGGTGGACGCCGGAGGACATCGACAGCATGCTCAACCGCGAGTCGGGTCTCAAGGGGCTCGCCGGGAACAACGACATGCGCTCGGTGGTGGAGGCGTCAGAGGCTGGCGACGCCAAGGCTTCAATGGCGCTCGCGGTCACGTCCTACCGGCTGGCAAAGTACATCGGCGGCTACCACGTGGCCGTCGGGGGTGCCAAGGCCCTCGTGTTCACGGCGGGGATCGGCGAAAACTCGCACCAGTTCCGCGCCCTGGTGACTGACAGGCTGCGTGCGCTGGGGATAGAGCTCGACGTCGGCCTGAACAGTCAGCGCTCCAAGGAACCGCGGGTGATTTCCTCGGCTGAGTCCGTCATCCCGGTGTTGGTGGTGCCCACCGACGAGGAGCGCGCCATCGCAGAGGCAACTGCCGCCGTCGTTGGTGGTTGA
- a CDS encoding GTP-binding protein: MQLTVISSLDALCRQQACQDAAAANPGAVVVLHDLLENGVVIRRIFSQSGLLESAETQLEHGCLSCTVRLDLVPTIERLLERGETQAIIGLPPAVSAEAAIGALRRGLSRPVTIDSAVLACAPDTLEDHIWDHHTLFESGFTPVPEDQRTAGEFLIGELSFNDTVLLAEVDLFPADPALRVRGMQLVRELAPHADVVENAGLIRPGRHDYQDALSRTVPGSVRIPASSSISPFTTVTHRAQRPLHPERFRHALASLAEGCCWLRGRLWIAAAPQCRIAIQGIGPRVWLENTGPWLADQDAGAAPDPLTHVDAHLDWHPEHGDRGSVLAATGEGMDPAEIAQLLSACELTDAEMEAGYAGLTDPFQLDPAPN, translated from the coding sequence ATGCAACTCACTGTGATCAGCTCCCTGGACGCCCTGTGCCGCCAGCAAGCCTGCCAAGACGCGGCCGCGGCCAATCCCGGCGCCGTGGTGGTCCTGCACGACCTGCTGGAGAACGGCGTCGTCATCCGCAGGATCTTCAGCCAGTCCGGGCTCCTGGAGAGTGCCGAGACGCAGCTGGAACACGGCTGCCTGAGCTGCACCGTGCGGCTGGACCTGGTGCCCACCATCGAGCGGCTGCTGGAACGCGGGGAGACGCAGGCCATCATCGGGCTCCCTCCGGCCGTGTCCGCGGAGGCTGCGATCGGGGCGCTGCGGCGTGGTCTCTCCCGCCCGGTGACGATTGATTCCGCCGTCCTTGCCTGCGCCCCTGACACACTGGAGGACCACATTTGGGATCATCACACCCTGTTTGAATCCGGGTTCACGCCGGTCCCGGAGGACCAGCGCACTGCGGGCGAATTCCTTATCGGCGAGCTGTCGTTCAATGACACCGTCCTGCTGGCGGAGGTGGACCTGTTTCCGGCGGACCCCGCCCTGCGGGTTCGAGGCATGCAGCTGGTGCGGGAACTGGCACCGCACGCTGACGTGGTGGAAAACGCCGGCCTCATCCGCCCCGGCCGTCACGACTACCAGGACGCCCTGAGCCGGACGGTCCCCGGTTCGGTGCGGATCCCGGCGTCGTCCTCCATCTCACCGTTCACCACTGTCACGCACCGGGCCCAGCGTCCGCTGCACCCTGAGCGGTTCCGGCACGCCCTGGCGTCCCTCGCGGAGGGCTGCTGCTGGTTGCGGGGCCGCCTGTGGATCGCCGCCGCGCCGCAGTGCCGGATTGCCATCCAGGGCATCGGGCCGCGTGTCTGGCTCGAAAATACCGGGCCGTGGCTGGCAGACCAGGACGCCGGTGCGGCGCCCGATCCCCTCACCCATGTGGACGCCCACCTGGACTGGCATCCGGAACACGGGGACCGCGGAAGCGTGCTGGCCGCGACTGGAGAAGGCATGGACCCGGCGGAAATTGCGCAGCTGCTCTCCGCCTGTGAGCTCACCGACGCGGAAATGGAGGCCGGGTACGCCGGGCTGACCGATCCGTTCCAGCTCGATCCCGCCCCGAACTGA
- a CDS encoding winged helix-turn-helix domain-containing protein, translating to MSAAAEHPRHRLDDLIHQPVRFSIMAALAGAESMDFKDLRDAIQVSDSVLSKQLTVLEKAGYVKIKKGFAGKMPRTSASVTAEGRKAWDGHLQTLRDIAGG from the coding sequence GTGAGCGCCGCTGCGGAACATCCCCGCCACCGGCTCGATGACCTCATCCACCAGCCGGTCCGCTTCTCCATCATGGCGGCGCTGGCAGGAGCGGAGTCGATGGACTTCAAGGACCTGCGGGACGCCATCCAGGTCAGCGATTCTGTGCTCAGCAAGCAGCTCACCGTCCTGGAGAAGGCCGGGTACGTGAAGATCAAGAAGGGATTCGCGGGGAAGATGCCGCGGACCTCGGCGAGCGTGACTGCTGAAGGGCGGAAGGCCTGGGACGGGCACCTGCAGACCCTGCGGGACATCGCCGGCGGCTGA
- a CDS encoding GNAT family N-acetyltransferase: MPEITLPLRTERLILRRFESTDLDAFHAYHSLPETARFLPGEAKSYTKCMESVGKYANFVYEKENDWVCLAIEAKGSPGLLGEVVLKWLPGRGQGEVGWTLAPASRGKGYGAEAADAVLKLGFEELGMHRIEAKLDALNTASAALCERLGMRLEARLVDKWHYKGQWATELVYAILEGEWRARRQ; this comes from the coding sequence ATGCCTGAGATCACTTTGCCCCTCCGCACCGAGCGGCTCATCCTGCGCCGGTTCGAAAGTACGGACCTGGACGCCTTCCACGCTTACCATTCGCTGCCCGAAACGGCCCGCTTCCTGCCGGGGGAAGCCAAGAGCTACACAAAGTGCATGGAATCCGTGGGCAAGTACGCCAACTTCGTCTACGAGAAGGAGAACGACTGGGTATGCCTGGCCATCGAGGCGAAGGGATCGCCGGGGCTGCTGGGCGAAGTGGTGCTGAAGTGGCTTCCGGGGCGCGGCCAGGGCGAAGTCGGATGGACCCTGGCGCCGGCCTCGCGGGGCAAGGGCTACGGGGCAGAGGCCGCGGATGCGGTGCTGAAGCTGGGGTTCGAGGAGCTGGGGATGCACCGGATCGAGGCAAAGCTCGACGCCTTGAACACCGCCTCCGCCGCCTTGTGCGAACGGCTGGGCATGCGGTTGGAAGCCCGGCTGGTGGACAAGTGGCACTACAAAGGCCAGTGGGCCACTGAGCTGGTCTACGCGATCCTTGAGGGCGAATGGCGGGCCCGGCGCCAGTGA
- a CDS encoding SRPBCC family protein → MPTVEENVYIARPPQEVFNFLSKGENIPVWDSSAVHAETVGTEPVAVGTRVKGASKVVGRKFDWTTEVIEFQPPTRFVSSSVEGKLEFTVTNVLEPEGDGTRLNFRIDAASGLGGVFGKLADRFVEQAQARTVRANLETLAELLAEHPEYGRDDG, encoded by the coding sequence ATGCCCACCGTGGAAGAAAACGTCTACATTGCCCGCCCGCCACAGGAAGTCTTCAATTTCCTGTCAAAGGGCGAAAACATTCCAGTCTGGGACTCCTCGGCGGTCCATGCCGAAACGGTCGGGACCGAGCCTGTTGCAGTCGGCACCCGGGTCAAGGGCGCCAGCAAGGTGGTGGGCAGGAAATTCGACTGGACAACGGAGGTTATCGAATTCCAGCCTCCGACCCGCTTTGTATCCAGCTCGGTGGAAGGAAAGCTGGAATTCACTGTCACGAATGTCCTGGAACCTGAAGGTGACGGGACCCGCCTGAATTTCCGGATCGATGCGGCATCTGGCCTGGGCGGCGTGTTCGGGAAACTGGCCGACCGGTTCGTGGAACAAGCCCAGGCCCGGACCGTCCGTGCCAACCTCGAGACACTGGCCGAACTGCTGGCCGAGCACCCCGAATACGGCAGGGATGACGGCTGA
- a CDS encoding LCP family protein translates to MASTPSGPDPIGPAPSGPEPAALKRRRLIAVVLSLVLVAVVAVSALLFTRPAAEVAAPVPTITDTATPTPSETTPPPPPAPAPPPPPEPIAELPAAPMNILVIGSDSRANAREQAAHTAATGESQDHRADTLMLVHIPADRRSVHVVSLMRDLYVSIPDYGFSKINDSLQVGGIPLATRTVESLMGTHIDHTLMMDFHGFKTLTDGLGGIDVNVTLPFQSTHETQHVFTPGVNHLDGQAALEFVRERYAFVDGDFQRVRNQQTFLRAILARLTSDGALHDVTAVRALVNFASGYLTVDQGFDPVGVAILAYGMRGIDPNAVVSLTLPTAGVGTAPGGASVVFPDYGGIAQVAAAMREGRLPEYAGG, encoded by the coding sequence ATGGCGAGCACCCCAAGCGGTCCTGATCCGATCGGCCCGGCCCCTTCCGGCCCCGAGCCTGCTGCGCTGAAACGGCGCCGCTTGATCGCGGTGGTGCTGTCGCTGGTGCTGGTGGCCGTCGTCGCGGTTTCAGCCCTGCTGTTCACCCGGCCTGCCGCGGAAGTTGCGGCCCCGGTGCCCACCATCACTGACACCGCCACCCCCACTCCGTCGGAGACGACACCGCCACCGCCCCCGGCACCGGCCCCTCCCCCGCCGCCCGAACCCATCGCGGAACTCCCCGCGGCGCCCATGAACATCCTGGTGATCGGCAGTGACAGCCGCGCGAACGCCCGGGAGCAAGCAGCCCACACCGCCGCCACGGGCGAATCGCAGGACCACCGCGCCGACACGCTCATGCTGGTCCACATCCCGGCCGACCGCCGCAGTGTGCACGTGGTCTCCCTCATGCGGGACCTGTACGTAAGCATCCCCGACTACGGCTTCTCCAAGATCAACGACAGCTTGCAGGTGGGCGGCATCCCGCTGGCCACGCGGACGGTGGAGTCCCTGATGGGGACCCACATCGACCACACCCTCATGATGGACTTCCACGGTTTCAAGACGCTCACCGACGGGCTGGGCGGAATTGACGTGAACGTCACCCTGCCGTTCCAGTCCACTCACGAAACGCAGCACGTCTTCACACCGGGGGTGAACCACCTCGACGGTCAGGCGGCACTGGAATTCGTCCGCGAGCGCTACGCCTTCGTCGACGGCGACTTCCAGCGGGTCAGGAACCAGCAGACGTTCCTCCGCGCCATCCTCGCCCGGCTCACCAGCGACGGCGCCCTGCACGACGTGACTGCGGTGCGGGCCCTGGTGAATTTCGCATCCGGCTACCTCACGGTGGACCAGGGCTTTGATCCTGTGGGCGTCGCGATCCTGGCCTACGGCATGCGCGGCATCGACCCCAACGCCGTTGTTTCGCTCACGCTGCCGACAGCCGGGGTGGGCACGGCACCAGGAGGGGCGTCGGTGGTGTTCCCGGACTACGGTGGGATCGCCCAGGTGGCCGCGGCCATGCGCGAAGGCCGGCTGCCCGAGTACGCGGGCGGGTAG
- a CDS encoding IS3 family transposase, protein MDVAGLARSTFFYHQARLQAPDPQEKLKAAVTEIFETNHGRYGHRRIHTELVKQGWTVAKKTVLKLMQALGLACKVRRRKRYNSYQGEQGAVAPNVLNREFEADGPNQKWVTDVTEFSVGDRKLYLSPVMDLFDRQIISYSLGLSPNLALTNDSLREALTCLQPGQQPLVHSDQGFQYRHTSWRTLIEDAGAVQSMSRKGNCYDNAVMENFFGHLKEELFHRVRFLNTDALAAAIEEYIHWYNTKRISTKLKGLSPVQYRAQALAA, encoded by the coding sequence TTGGACGTCGCCGGGCTGGCCAGATCCACGTTCTTCTATCACCAGGCCCGGCTCCAGGCGCCCGACCCGCAAGAGAAGCTCAAAGCGGCGGTCACGGAGATCTTCGAGACGAACCATGGCCGGTACGGGCACCGGCGCATCCACACGGAGCTGGTCAAGCAAGGATGGACGGTCGCGAAGAAGACCGTGCTGAAGCTGATGCAGGCACTCGGACTGGCCTGCAAGGTCCGGCGCAGGAAGCGCTACAACTCCTACCAGGGCGAACAGGGCGCGGTAGCGCCCAACGTGCTGAACCGAGAGTTCGAGGCTGACGGACCGAACCAGAAGTGGGTTACCGATGTCACGGAGTTCAGCGTCGGCGACCGGAAGCTCTACCTCTCACCGGTCATGGACCTCTTCGACCGGCAGATCATTTCTTACTCGCTGGGCTTGTCGCCGAACCTGGCGCTCACCAACGATTCCCTGCGTGAGGCCCTGACCTGCCTGCAGCCCGGTCAGCAGCCGCTGGTGCACTCGGACCAAGGTTTCCAATACCGCCACACCTCCTGGCGCACCCTCATCGAGGACGCCGGCGCGGTCCAATCAATGTCCCGCAAGGGCAATTGCTACGACAACGCCGTCATGGAGAACTTCTTCGGCCACCTCAAGGAAGAACTCTTCCACCGCGTCCGATTCCTCAACACCGACGCACTGGCAGCTGCAATCGAGGAATACATCCACTGGTACAACACCAAAAGAATCTCAACAAAGCTCAAGGGCCTAAGCCCGGTGCAATACCGTGCCCAGGCCCTCGCAGCTTAG
- a CDS encoding helix-turn-helix domain-containing protein: protein MSRPAKSYSFEFKRALVERFLAGESGPALAVEAGLASRELLQKWVRAYRLDGEDGLRPKPKGRPRKPDSPPPAELPELERLRRENERLRAEVAYLGKLRALREQGRR, encoded by the coding sequence GTGAGCAGGCCGGCGAAGTCGTACTCGTTTGAGTTTAAGCGCGCTCTGGTCGAGCGGTTCCTCGCGGGTGAGTCCGGCCCGGCTCTGGCAGTCGAGGCGGGTTTGGCCTCGCGTGAGCTGCTGCAGAAGTGGGTCCGGGCGTATCGGCTGGACGGTGAGGACGGGTTGCGGCCAAAGCCCAAAGGCAGACCGCGGAAACCCGATTCCCCGCCACCCGCGGAGCTGCCCGAGCTTGAGCGGTTGCGGCGGGAGAACGAGCGGCTGCGCGCTGAGGTGGCGTACCTGGGAAAACTGCGGGCCTTGAGGGAACAGGGACGTCGGTAA
- a CDS encoding S9 family peptidase, with protein sequence MTQTPLQDSATSSAASSPTPPVAKKVPHERTHHGDTFVDNYEWLREKESAEVVEHLRAENAYQEEVTAHQEPLREAIFQEIKGRTQETDLSVPNRKDGWWYFSRSVEGKEYGIQCRVRAQDSGNPVADWTPPAVEAGVEIPGEEVLLDGNIEAEGKPFFSVGGSAVTVDGTLYAYAVDNSGDERFTLRIKDLRTGELLPDVIENIFYGVSFSPDGTRIFYTVVDDSWRPYQVKSHVLGTPVSDDEVIYQEDDVAMWLGFELSSDRRHLVLGIGCSEYSETRLLRFDDPTAALTTVISRDERVLYEAEPFLLTGPDGEKSERILLTHNRGAINSMVSLADPAELAKPLAEQHWSTVVEHSDDVRVNGAGVTSTHLIVSVRKDTIERVQVMGLAALGTPAQEAPVEPAFDEELYTAGVGGSDYEAPVIRLGYTSYFTPSRVYDFVLPTPAQPAGELLLRKESPVLGGYDGSDYVATREWADASDGTRVPLSVLRHKDVKQDSTAAGLVYGYGSYELSMDPGFGIARLSLLDRGVVFVIAHIRGGGELGRHWYEDGKKLTKKNTFTDFVDATDWLANSGWVDPSRIAALGGSAGGLLMGAVANLAPEKYAAVVAQVPFVDALTTILDPELPLSALEWEEWGNPITDPDVYAYMKSYSPYENVHSVAYPKVAAVTSFNDTRVLYVEPAKWVQELRNKTTGTEPVVMKIEMDGGHGGASGRYVQWRERAWDYAFIADSLGAKDLLPGAGLK encoded by the coding sequence ATGACCCAGACTCCGCTGCAGGATTCCGCCACTTCGTCCGCCGCTTCCTCCCCCACGCCCCCAGTGGCCAAGAAGGTCCCGCACGAGCGGACGCACCATGGCGACACTTTCGTGGACAACTACGAGTGGCTGCGCGAGAAGGAATCCGCCGAGGTGGTCGAGCACCTAAGGGCCGAGAACGCCTACCAGGAGGAGGTCACCGCCCACCAGGAGCCGCTGCGCGAGGCCATCTTCCAGGAAATCAAAGGCCGCACGCAGGAGACAGACCTGTCTGTCCCAAACCGCAAGGACGGCTGGTGGTACTTCAGCCGCTCGGTAGAGGGCAAGGAGTACGGCATCCAGTGCCGCGTCCGTGCCCAGGACTCCGGCAACCCCGTGGCCGACTGGACTCCCCCCGCAGTGGAGGCCGGCGTCGAAATTCCCGGCGAGGAAGTGCTGCTGGACGGCAACATTGAAGCCGAAGGCAAGCCGTTCTTCTCGGTGGGCGGCTCGGCCGTCACGGTGGACGGAACCCTTTACGCCTACGCCGTGGACAACTCCGGCGACGAACGTTTTACCCTCCGCATCAAGGACCTCCGCACGGGTGAACTCCTGCCGGACGTCATTGAGAACATCTTCTACGGCGTCAGCTTCTCCCCCGACGGCACGCGCATTTTCTACACCGTGGTGGACGATTCGTGGCGCCCGTACCAGGTCAAGTCCCACGTCCTGGGCACTCCGGTCTCTGACGATGAGGTGATTTACCAGGAGGACGATGTCGCCATGTGGCTGGGCTTTGAGCTCTCCTCTGACAGGCGGCACCTCGTGCTGGGCATCGGCTGCTCCGAGTACAGCGAGACCCGCCTGCTGCGTTTCGATGACCCGACGGCGGCCCTCACCACGGTGATTTCGCGGGACGAACGCGTCCTCTACGAGGCCGAGCCGTTCCTGCTCACCGGTCCTGACGGCGAAAAATCAGAACGCATTCTGCTCACCCACAACCGCGGTGCCATCAACTCCATGGTCTCCCTGGCGGACCCCGCCGAGCTCGCCAAGCCGTTGGCCGAGCAGCACTGGAGTACCGTCGTCGAGCATTCCGACGACGTCCGCGTCAATGGTGCCGGCGTCACCTCCACGCACCTGATTGTGTCCGTCCGCAAGGACACCATCGAGCGCGTCCAGGTGATGGGGCTGGCCGCCCTCGGTACGCCCGCGCAGGAAGCTCCGGTGGAGCCCGCGTTCGACGAGGAGCTGTACACAGCCGGCGTCGGCGGTTCGGACTACGAGGCCCCGGTCATCCGGCTGGGCTACACGTCCTACTTCACGCCGTCGCGCGTCTACGACTTTGTGCTGCCCACCCCGGCGCAGCCCGCCGGCGAACTGCTGCTCCGCAAGGAAAGCCCGGTGCTGGGCGGCTACGACGGCAGCGACTACGTGGCCACCCGCGAATGGGCCGACGCCTCGGACGGCACGCGGGTCCCACTGTCTGTGCTGCGGCACAAGGACGTGAAACAGGATTCGACGGCGGCGGGCCTGGTCTACGGGTACGGCTCCTACGAGCTGAGCATGGACCCGGGTTTCGGCATCGCGCGGCTGTCACTGTTGGACCGCGGTGTGGTGTTTGTGATCGCGCACATCCGCGGCGGCGGCGAGCTGGGCCGGCACTGGTATGAGGACGGCAAGAAGCTCACCAAGAAGAACACCTTCACCGACTTTGTGGACGCCACCGACTGGCTCGCCAACTCCGGCTGGGTGGATCCGTCCCGGATTGCGGCGCTGGGCGGCTCTGCGGGCGGTCTGCTGATGGGTGCCGTGGCCAACCTGGCACCGGAAAAGTACGCCGCGGTGGTGGCGCAGGTGCCGTTTGTGGACGCCCTCACCACCATCCTGGACCCGGAGCTTCCGCTGTCCGCCCTGGAATGGGAGGAGTGGGGCAACCCCATCACGGATCCCGACGTGTACGCCTACATGAAGTCCTATTCGCCGTACGAGAACGTGCATTCCGTTGCGTACCCCAAGGTGGCCGCGGTGACGTCCTTCAACGACACCCGCGTCCTGTACGTGGAGCCTGCCAAGTGGGTCCAGGAGCTGCGGAACAAGACCACCGGCACGGAGCCTGTGGTGATGAAGATCGAAATGGACGGCGGCCACGGCGGCGCGTCCGGGCGCTATGTCCAGTGGCGCGAGCGGGCGTGGGACTACGCGTTCATCGCCGATTCCCTCGGCGCCAAGGACCTGCTGCCGGGGGCCGGCCTCAAATAA
- the pta gene encoding phosphate acetyltransferase yields MAKGIYVSATTPGSGKSLVALGLADTLHRHADRIGFFKPVVHGPDAASDPMVALMKSRFALDDDRCRGGLTSTEVRALLADGKRADIDARCVEIFAEIAKHCDVVIVEGTDLTGQDAAVEFDLNARLANNLAAPVVAVVGAKGLSVAEAAAAVEVARKELVAEKCTLLAIMVNRADPDLMEEIAAAIKPGASNRPVYVLPELEEIARPTTGEVATALGVRQIAGLADMERDVRDIKVAAMNVGNFLNVLDEGALVIVPGDRADVMVACLASSFSPEFPVPSALILTGGLSPDANIYPLLAQAPFPVFAASQDTYTTAKRVSEVRSEIWSGHRRKVASALGLWSKRVDEAELVERLHLPRLERMTPLRFLHDLIERARGQRRHVVLPEGTDVRILQAAEILHRRDVCDLTLLGPDSQVRELAAANGVDLAGINIVDPATSELRQGFAEKYAELRAHKGVDLPKALEIMQDGSYFGTMMVQLGVVDGMVSGAAHTTAHTIRPALEFVKTRDGVKIVSSVFLMLMPDRVLVYGDCAVNPDPNVEQLADIALASAETAVQFGVEPRVAMLSYSTGGSGSGEAVDEVRQATELVRERRPDLAVEGPIQYDAAVDASIAESKMPGSSVAGQATVFIFPDLNTGNNTYKAVQQSSGAVAVGPVLQGLRKPVNDLSRGCTVEDIVNTVAITAIQAQVPAS; encoded by the coding sequence ATGGCCAAAGGCATCTACGTCAGCGCGACCACCCCGGGGTCGGGCAAGTCGCTCGTGGCCCTGGGCCTCGCGGACACGCTCCACCGGCACGCGGACCGGATCGGCTTCTTCAAACCGGTGGTCCACGGCCCGGACGCCGCCAGCGACCCCATGGTGGCGCTGATGAAATCACGCTTCGCGCTCGACGACGACCGTTGCCGTGGCGGCCTGACGTCCACCGAAGTGCGTGCCCTCCTGGCAGACGGAAAACGCGCCGACATCGATGCGCGCTGCGTGGAGATCTTCGCCGAGATTGCCAAGCATTGCGACGTGGTGATCGTGGAGGGGACGGACCTCACCGGCCAGGACGCCGCCGTCGAGTTTGACCTCAACGCCCGGCTGGCCAATAACCTGGCCGCGCCGGTGGTTGCCGTGGTGGGCGCCAAGGGGCTCAGCGTCGCGGAGGCCGCGGCCGCCGTCGAGGTTGCCCGCAAGGAATTGGTGGCGGAAAAGTGCACGCTGCTGGCCATCATGGTGAACCGCGCGGACCCGGACCTGATGGAGGAAATCGCGGCCGCTATCAAGCCTGGTGCATCCAACCGGCCCGTGTACGTCCTGCCGGAGCTGGAGGAGATCGCCCGGCCCACCACCGGCGAGGTTGCCACGGCCCTGGGCGTGCGGCAGATCGCCGGCCTCGCGGACATGGAACGCGACGTGCGGGACATCAAGGTGGCCGCCATGAATGTGGGCAACTTCCTGAACGTGCTGGACGAGGGGGCCCTGGTGATCGTTCCCGGCGACCGCGCGGACGTGATGGTGGCCTGCCTGGCGTCGTCGTTCTCGCCGGAATTCCCGGTGCCGTCCGCGCTGATCCTGACCGGCGGCCTGTCCCCGGACGCCAACATCTACCCGCTCCTGGCGCAGGCACCGTTCCCCGTGTTCGCCGCCAGCCAGGACACCTACACCACCGCCAAGCGGGTCTCCGAGGTCCGCAGCGAGATCTGGTCCGGGCACCGCCGCAAGGTGGCCTCCGCCCTGGGCCTGTGGTCCAAACGGGTGGACGAGGCCGAACTTGTGGAACGCCTCCACCTGCCGCGCCTGGAGCGGATGACCCCGCTGCGGTTCCTGCACGACCTCATCGAACGGGCCAGGGGCCAGCGCCGGCACGTGGTGCTGCCGGAGGGAACGGACGTCCGGATCCTGCAGGCCGCCGAAATCCTGCACCGCCGCGACGTCTGCGATCTCACCCTGCTGGGACCGGATTCGCAGGTCCGCGAGCTGGCGGCGGCCAACGGCGTCGACCTCGCGGGGATCAACATCGTGGACCCGGCCACCTCGGAACTGCGGCAGGGTTTCGCGGAGAAGTACGCCGAGCTGCGCGCGCACAAGGGCGTGGACCTGCCCAAGGCCCTGGAAATCATGCAGGACGGCAGCTATTTCGGCACCATGATGGTCCAGCTGGGAGTGGTGGACGGCATGGTGTCCGGCGCCGCCCACACCACCGCGCACACCATCCGCCCGGCGCTGGAGTTCGTCAAAACGCGCGACGGCGTGAAGATCGTGTCCTCGGTGTTCCTGATGCTCATGCCGGACCGGGTGCTGGTCTATGGCGACTGCGCCGTGAACCCCGATCCCAATGTGGAGCAGCTCGCGGACATCGCACTCGCCTCGGCCGAAACGGCGGTGCAGTTCGGGGTGGAGCCGCGGGTGGCCATGCTGTCCTACTCCACCGGCGGCTCGGGTTCCGGCGAGGCCGTGGACGAAGTCCGGCAGGCCACCGAACTGGTGCGTGAACGCCGCCCGGATCTCGCCGTCGAAGGCCCCATCCAGTACGACGCCGCCGTGGACGCCTCCATCGCGGAGTCCAAAATGCCCGGCTCGTCGGTGGCAGGACAGGCGACCGTCTTCATCTTCCCGGACCTGAACACCGGCAACAACACGTACAAGGCGGTGCAGCAGAGCTCGGGGGCGGTCGCCGTCGGGCCCGTCCTGCAGGGTCTGCGCAAGCCGGTCAACGACCTCTCGCGCGGCTGCACCGTGGAGGACATCGTGAACACGGTGGCCATCACCGCCATCCAGGCGCAGGTGCCGGCCTCGTGA